CATTTTGCGCCGTAGCCTTCCGCCATCTTGGAAACTGATTATATCAAGGCGGCGCCAAGCGGTTCGTCAGGACCAATGGACTCTTCCGTTCTAAGTTTTGACCACGCCCCTTAACGACCGGTCCAAAAAAATTGTCCTACAACTGTTCATCCTAATTGGCTTCATGATCCCTTATATAAGCGCACTATATACGGCATAGATACGTAGCTTAGGCACCCTATTAAGTGCACTATATGTACAAGAGGAAGTTATTTGGAATTCAGCCATGACTAAGTGGGCGTTGTCTTTAAAGGAGGTAAACAGAAGTGGACTGTGCTGAAGTGCAGGGTCACTAAAATAACTGGGATGATATAAATCTCTCAGGTGCATGTTAATAAACCGATAAAAATACCAATGCACAATCATCACTTATTTAAAACTTGGCTTTCCTGTATCTGGAAAAGAGCAAACTTAAAGCACCACTTGTAGAACAGGCAGAAACCTGAAGCTCATTTATTACTAGTATGTTTTTTCACAGTTGTTATTTGTCAAACATTTGATGAGTTTTTGCTAAttattcctttttattattattattattatttttttaaaatttgcctTATGTATTGTCAAGGCTATAGTGCATGAACATGAAAGTTTgtcggccactttattaggaatggATTTAAGCCTGCTTATTGAAGTGTATTTCTGAAAGTGTACAAttatgtgtgtaagagagatcAGAGGTGTTTCGAGCTGTCAGAAAGGCTACGGTAAGGCTCACAGATCCACTATTTAAGACCATGGTGAGCAAATCTTGGAATGCACTTAGAACTAAGGCAGTTTAGATACGAGCCCATCACGTTCCAGTCCTGTCAGTCAATCTGAATCTGGAGCAATCAACAGGAATCTGAAGCTTTCATGGGCACAGGTTGACCAAAACCGGGAAAACATCTCCTGTTCTCAAGAAATGTAGATTTCTGCTGTAATATGCagatggtagggtcagaatCCATGGATCCATGGACCCAACCTGCAGCTGGTGGTAATGGTGTGGAGACTGTTTTCTTGCCATGAGTTCATTGTAATccagtcaccagatctgaatTTCTGGGAAATTTGCAGCATGGATATGTAGAAAATGTGTAATTCAATTATGTCAGCTTGTACCCTAAAGCAATGTATCCAAAACCTTGTGGAATCCAGGTCATGTGGGATTAGGCTTAGAGCAAATGAATGCATTTACCCAGTATTAGattgtttctaataaagtggccagtgagtttATCCATGAAAATTGATTAGAGGATAATGTATACATCTTTGCAAATTGACCACATTTATTGTTGGTCTACCCGAGAGTCATTAAGCAGGTTCTGGACTTAACTGATTGTTCACTTGAGCAGGATAATTGATTAACAGTGTACATTAGTTCACTTATTGAACTGTATCCAGAAAACAGAtgcttactgtactgtaaatctGTTCTAGGCAGTGCTTTTAGGAAAATAttgttatatacattttttcaatagaaaagtacattttgtttaacaaattggtgtatatatacatacacacacatttatttagaaaatacaTATgatctatatatactgtaatagttGTTTCAGTATTCAGCATACTTTCAATTTTGTTGTTCACATTGTGCATCTATATGTATTATGTTTTGTTCTGAATCCATACACATGGCATGTATTTCTAACACTTATAATGTCTGTAAGTCTGTTTTTAAAGATATCAGAAATTGACATCTGCTATGAAATGACTTTTACATCGGTTCATCTTGGCTTTgcaatgttttgtgtgtttccatCTTTATAGCTTTatgttctttctcttctttctcatcCGGTTCCAGCTCGTTGTTTTCCTTAAACTGGGCCTCGATCTCAGCAGGATCGATGTAGGTGTAGAAATAAGCCATTATTGAAAAGATTACGCACACTGCCACTAACAGAGAAGCAAACAGCACATACTCGGCCCACTGTAAAAGCAACacgtacaaaaacacaaacataaactccgtgttaaataaataagtcttaAAAGTAAGAAATTACATTATACTTTTTAACTTagcaagtttttttattttacatactaCATAGCTATAATTTACATGTTACAGCATGTATTTTACTGAATACAATACCTTGTCAGGGATTTTTGCCAGCTCTGCGACAATCAGCACAATAATGTTTCCCACAGCCACAGTCAAGAGCCAGCCAGCTTGCAGCACTGCCTTCATGTTACTGGGAGCCTGTAGTGCAGGAGAAATCATTCAGCTTATAATGAAGAATGTTTTTTACATCTAGGTTTCTCTAAAGCTAATTTGTAACAATGgctatttttttttggcactgTACAAATCAAACTGAATTTTTCTCTGCTATTCTTAGAATATGGATTCAGCATATTTACAGACTAGTGCCAACATTTTAATTAGAACCTCATTTGAAGACACCTATACAGTATCTTTTCGTGAATACATGAATTTAGTCGTACTACtgttaaacaaaaaagtgtaaTGAGTTTTGGATGATCTGCTATAGTACCTGTGAGTAGGAGAATTCCAGGCCAGTGACGGAGAACACCACTTCTCCTGCAGTAATAAGGAAATACTGAGGGATCTGAAGGGCCATGTGCACAGTATTGGGCTGAATATCTTCCACTCTCACTACAGAgtcattacactacacacacaccaaagataCGCTTGTTAGTTTACACACACTTGGTAACGTGGCACAAGTTATTTtagtttcatgttttcattttaatagcCATCAGgatacatattttaaatgttaggAAGTAATTAGATCACAGTATTTTAAAAGCGTGTGAACACATTCAAAATACATTTATCACTAACTATGTAGAAAAACATAGGATGTTTTCACATAGTTACTTTTCTCAATCCTGTTGAAGTCGGCATGAAATGCATCTATGTAACTGGACTTAATAGATGACTTCTTTCTGTACATTGCACTCTATTTATCTGGgtttgggaccggcacagaaatcactggcttgcaacccctgtggctagattgcttttctgctcaacacagtTGTAAAAAGTTGTTATATGATTTACTATAGCCATCCTGTTAGCTAGCTGATTCCTCTTGTTACCTGTCTGGCCGTTCTTCTGTGtcctctcttatcaacaaggcatttatgaccacatttacatttacttaagcTGTTGACCTTCATGATTTTACGTGAACACTCTATAAAGAGATTCTTGTGGGCTGTTTagagtttatttattgtgtttatatgtgcaCAAAAATGCAGAGTCACTGTGTGAAACACCCCAAGCACATGGTGTACATTTCAGAGTCATTTAAGAATAACAAGCTTgattacacacattttcagtCCAGGTCATTGTGCTGGGGATTAGGAAGGTGTAAGCTCCTCCAAACCCAAAGTGTGTAGAGAACTGACATGACTGAGCACCATCGGTGATGTTGAACGTCTGACTGATGGGAGAAAATATGCAGCATGAGATTTCCTGTCTGgataacattaatatttctaataaacaTTTATCAAATAGAAATAACTAAATAGGTGAACTTACGACCCCTGTGAATAGAGTGTGTTGTTTGAAATAGCTGATGGTTCGATGAGTGCAACATCTGAAACATTCAGTGCTCTATTCATACCATTCACAAATCTGTTtacacgtaaaaaaaaaaaaaaaaaaaaaaaaaaaaaaaaaaattttagtaGAATTTCATGAATATTTCCTACATATACAgaacacagtaaacaaaaaataattagtaTAGGGCACTATAACAGTAAGCCATCACATTATGTGTAATAGACCTACAAATAGTTAACCTGTTAAAGATATTTAAGACTCCACTGACCTGACTGCATTGTTGCCTTGCTCTGGTTTGGCAGTTAAATCATTTGTCTAAGAGAGGAGAttatttcacttcacttcaatttagaatttatctatttatctcataagaaaaggaaaacaatgaCTTCATTCTTACCAGATACATGGCATCAGGAATAGTGGGGATGATGAGGGTTTGACGCTTTCCTAAACTCAGGGTGAAGTTTTCACTGATCACAGGATTTGTATTCAAAGAAATTTTAATGTCTGGATTGTCAAATGTCATGTAGTCTTCACTGGCCTGTAGTGAACATAAAGAGAAGGCTGCAAGTACATTTTAGAcacaatatggccaaaagtttgtagaCATCTCACTATCACACCATCTGTGGTGcattatgtgtgtgagtgtgtgtgttttacctgcaGGGATCCAAGCATTAGAGATGTGTGGGAAGAGAAGTTGACTTGGAGCTGAGCATTTCCCATGTTAATTACCTTCAGCTGGGTTTGTGTAGAGGAAGGTAAAACTGGCAGTGTTTTCTGAAAGTATCAGTAAATTGAAACTAAACAGGCATATAAAAACTAAACAGGAACATtaaaacatactgtaagtaTTTTTTATACTCAGGACATCCTATATTAAGGCTGTTGTAGCTCAGTGTGTTCCTTTTTAATGATGGTAAACAATAGAAATGACATTTACTCACATCAATCTCAAGCTGGACCAAAGCTGCAGACACGAAAGCCATGGCAGCTAAAAACATCCCAACAGTCATTCTCTTCAAAGGACTGTGGGAAAAGTTTGAACatttacagtacactacagaaCAAAAGCTCAGAAGCAACAGTAATTGTTAAAAACCAAAAAgctttctttcttctgcttagaaatgatgttaatgttgtgtttctgttcatAACACAAAAGGGATTGACTAAATAAACCGCAATGTCAAACTATCTTTGCCCTATACACAGAGTGtgttaaataaagaatttacaaataattaatattaataatgaataatatttactGGCAATGATCTCATGTTAACCTTAGCAGTCAATGAAGACTGAAAAGCCTTTTACACATAGTACACTCATAAGAGTTCTTTGGTTTGTTTCTCAGGGGAAACCTCAAAAGCTCTGTGTACAACCCTGCAACGGTAAGTTTCCTTTCCAGGAAAGGAAATCATTGGTCATTAACTATAATAAGATTCTTTAAAATAGTGTACATTATCGtaacagtactgtatatcactATTAATGGAATGCTCAGTTAGAAAAACGAAAGTTTGGTTAGACTTGGTTTGGTTAAGATTTATAACctttgtttcttatatttatgcttctCTAGTATTACTATGGCccaacacaccaagacaaattcctgtACATGTAAACCCTACAGTACCCTGAATAAACCTGATTTGATTAAACCTAAGACCTTAATGAATAAAACCAGAGAACACTTTTGGATTTAAATGAGAATTCATTAATGGTTTTGTCTTCTATAACAACTTTATTCTTATCAAGATCTAAAACCAGAGAATCCAAAAGAATCTCACACAACTTTCTCATAACTGACAGCACCTGGAATTTAGACCAGGAACCCTGGAGCTATGAAGCAGCAATGATAACCATTAAATCACAATCTCACCCataagtacattttatttaatcgcAATGATTTCCAATCAGTGTTAAAATCAATAGTTTAgcattattttcagtctcttACGTGAAGTTGAGGCCACACTTTTTGATGAGGGGATAAACAATTCTGTCCATGACAGGCACCAGGGTGAGAATCAAAATGGGGTTCACTGTCTGCACAAtacaaagaaatgaacaaaagtgTAGAATGATTGGAATATGCATTCATCTCAGTCACACTGTGTTCTGGTCTGATACAGAAACCATCACCAACCTGCATCTGATCCGGCTGCAGAATCAGTGTTCCCTATAGGTacgaaaagaaataaaacatcaccATGAAATGCTATTAAAAGTAGTAGGAATATTAATCAGTGACTGAGGAAGCTCAATTTgggttatttaattaaaaaactcaCAAATGTCCCATCCATGGTGGTGGCTTGGAGGGTCCAGCGGGAGCCCTGTGGACCAAATCACAGCAATATATCTATTAACACATTTTCAGCAATACATTATAGACAATTAACTGTTTAATACACAAACCATCATACACCATGGATGGTTGGGGAAAAATGCTATGGCCAAATTCCAAAGTTTTTATTCTTAACCTTTTAAATGTGAGCCTTCATTATAATAACTGACAGTATAAACTAGTAAAATGGCAATAGCAGCTGTCAAAATACAAACTGCCAAAACAATTAGGTAAAGCAAATATAGCTCCCTTAGTAAAGCAAGAAAGTAAATGTCAGTAAGGTGTTACTGTTACCTTTTGGTCAAATAGGGTCCAGAACATTGGGAGTGGGATGTAGAGGCAAAGCACTTTGAGCACCATTTTAATTTGAGCAATGAGGAGTTTCTGTAGCACAAAGGACAGAGAAAAGTGTCACAAAATATTAGGAATGgtagctaaataagaaaataatgaacaacAAAGTGGTGCTGTGTGAAAGGATTCGAACACcataaagttgattattttcctacaacagcatgACATGAAATGTTCTCTTATACCTCAGCAATTTGCCAATATTCACATTTGCTTAATTAATTTCAgggcatcatttatttattagttgattgctacatttaatgttttgaaatgttCATGGACTAATGAAAGTTAGTTACTAACAGCTTTAAACGGTTGTTCTAGCATGTTACTGCAAAGCCatttgtcctgaagactttcctgtgtctGAAAACAAACAGTTACATCTTCACCTCTGACAAATGCTAAGTAAACGTCTCCTCACAGAAAGCTTCAACATACCAACAATACACGCATttgttgttgatttcttttgctCTGTTATTGTGGCGCATCTGCCATACAAGTACTTTTATAAAATTGCACTAC
The genomic region above belongs to Tachysurus vachellii isolate PV-2020 chromosome 8, HZAU_Pvac_v1, whole genome shotgun sequence and contains:
- the slc15a1a gene encoding solute carrier family 15 member 1 — its product is MADKEKNDDKKPKKSTECCGYPVSIFFIVVNEFCERFSYYGMRAVLVLYFRYFLRWDDDLATSIYHAFVALCYLTPILGAIVADSWLGKFKTIVYLSIVYAIGQITMAVSAIHDITDTDRDGTPDNTAVHVALAMVGLILIALGTGGIKPCVSAFGGDQFEDHQARQRSTFFSVFYLCINAGSLLSTLITPILRGQECGIHSKQKCYPLAFGVPAALMVVSLVVFIAGSGMYVKAAPKGNIMLQVSKCIGFAIKNRYKYRSSKVPKKEHWLDWAEERYDKLLIAQIKMVLKVLCLYIPLPMFWTLFDQKGSRWTLQATTMDGTFGTLILQPDQMQTVNPILILTLVPVMDRIVYPLIKKCGLNFTPLKRMTVGMFLAAMAFVSAALVQLEIDKTLPVLPSSTQTQLKVINMGNAQLQVNFSSHTSLMLGSLQASEDYMTFDNPDIKISLNTNPVISENFTLSLGKRQTLIIPTIPDAMYLTNDLTAKPEQGNNAVRFVNGMNRALNVSDVALIEPSAISNNTLYSQGSQTFNITDGAQSCQFSTHFGFGGAYTFLIPSTMTWTENCNDSVVRVEDIQPNTVHMALQIPQYFLITAGEVVFSVTGLEFSYSQAPSNMKAVLQAGWLLTVAVGNIIVLIVAELAKIPDKWAEYVLFASLLVAVCVIFSIMAYFYTYIDPAEIEAQFKENNELEPDEKEEKEHKAIKMETHKTLQSQDEPM